In Ancylothrix sp. D3o, a genomic segment contains:
- a CDS encoding pentapeptide repeat-containing protein — protein MNEGVNLRGADFRNACINNANLRGADLRDTNLSKCTLYDSNFTGADLRGANLEEARVG, from the coding sequence TTGAACGAAGGCGTCAATCTTAGAGGGGCTGACTTCAGAAATGCTTGCATTAATAATGCCAATCTTAGAGGGGCTGATCTCCGAGATACTAATCTGAGTAAGTGCACATTATATGACTCCAACTTTACTGGTGCCGATCTCAGGGGCGCTAACTTGGAAGAGGCGAGGGTTGGCTGA